A genomic segment from Mus caroli chromosome 17, CAROLI_EIJ_v1.1, whole genome shotgun sequence encodes:
- the Enpp4 gene encoding bis(5'-adenosyl)-triphosphatase ENPP4 isoform X2, which yields MKILVILLFWGLVTGYRGNSSDSSAPRLLLVSFDGFRADYLKSYDLPHLQNFIKEGVLVEHVKNVFITKTFPNHYSIVTGLYEESHGIVANSMYDGVTKKHFSESNDKDPFWWNGAEPIWVTNQLQENRSSAAAMWPGTDVPIHNITPSYFMNYSSSVSFKERLGNVTTWLSSSNPPVTFAALYWEEPDVSGHKYGPEDKENMRRVLKEVDDLIGDIVLKLKVLGLWDSLNVIITSDHGMAQCSKNRLIDLDSCIDHSNYSVIDLTPVAAILPKINVTEVYDKLKHCNPHMNVYLKEAIPNRFYYQHSSRIQPIILVAEEGWTITLNKSSFKLGDHGYDNSLLSMHPFLAAHGPAFRKGYRQSTINTVDIYPMMCHILGLKPHPNNGTLSHTKCLLVDQWCINLPEAIGIVVSALLVLTMLTGLMIFMRSRASTSRPFSRLQLQEDDDDPLID from the exons ATGAAGATATTagtaattcttttgttttggggactTGTCACTGGCTATAGAGGGAACTCTTCCGATAGCTCAGCACCTCGGTTACTTCTGGTCTCCTTTGACGGCTTTAGAGCTGACTACCTGAAGAGCTATGACCTTCCTCACCTCCAGAACTTTATCAAAGAAGGTGTCTTGGTGGAAcatgttaaaaatgtttttatcacCAAAACTTTTCCAAACCACTACAGCATTGTGACAGGCTTGTATGAGGAAAGCCATGGCATCGTGGCCAACTCCATGTATGATGGCGTCACAAAGAAACATTTTTCCGAGTCCAATGATAAGGATCCGTTTTGGTGGAATGGAGCGGAGCCTATTTGGGTGACCAATCAGCTTCAGGAAAACAGGTCAAGCGCTGCCGCTATGTGGCCTGGCACTGATGTACCCATTCACAATATCACACCTTCCTATTTTATGAACTATAGCAGCTCCGTGTCCTTTAAGGAAAGACTAGGTAACGTTAccacatggctcagcagttccaACCCACCAGTCACCTTTGCAGCGCTCTATTGGGAAGAACCAGATGTAAGCGGCCACAAGTATGGGCctgaagataaagaaaacatgcgTCGGGTATTGAAAGAAGTAGATGACCTTATTGGTGATATTGTCCTAAAGCTCAAGGTGTTAGGACTATGGGACAGCCTCAATGTGATCATTACAAGCGATCATGGGATGGCTCAGTGTTCTAAGAACAGACTGATAGATTTGGATTCCTGCATCGACCATTCAAACTACAGTGTTATAGACTTGACCCCAGTGGCTGCGATTCTTCCCAAAATAA ATGTAACAGAGGTTTATGACAAACTGAAACACTGTAACCCTCACATGAATGTTTATCTCAAAGAAGCTATCCCTAACAGATTTTACTACCAACACAGCAGTCGAATTCAGCCCATTATTTTGGTTGCTGAGGAAGGCTGGACAATCACTCTCAACAAGTCATCATTTAAAT TAGGTGACCATGGCTATGATAATTCCCTGCTTAGTATGCACCCGTTTCTTGCTGCTCACGGACCTGCCTTTAGAAAAGGTTACAGGCAGAGCACCATCAACACTGTGGATATTTATCCAATGATGTGCCACATCCTGGGACTAAAACCACATCCCAATAATGGAACCCTCAGTCATACCAAGTGCTTGTTGGTGGACCAGTGGTGCATTAATCTCCCAGAAGCCATTGGAATTGTTGTTAGTGCACTCTTGGTATTAACCATGCTAACAGGCCTCATGATATTCATGCGGAGCAGAGCGTCCACATCCCGTCCATTCTCTCGTCTTCAGCTGCAGGAAGATGACGATGATCCTTTAATTGATTAA
- the Enpp4 gene encoding bis(5'-adenosyl)-triphosphatase ENPP4 isoform X1, translating to MSTVALGALAAVYNLFNMKILVILLFWGLVTGYRGNSSDSSAPRLLLVSFDGFRADYLKSYDLPHLQNFIKEGVLVEHVKNVFITKTFPNHYSIVTGLYEESHGIVANSMYDGVTKKHFSESNDKDPFWWNGAEPIWVTNQLQENRSSAAAMWPGTDVPIHNITPSYFMNYSSSVSFKERLGNVTTWLSSSNPPVTFAALYWEEPDVSGHKYGPEDKENMRRVLKEVDDLIGDIVLKLKVLGLWDSLNVIITSDHGMAQCSKNRLIDLDSCIDHSNYSVIDLTPVAAILPKINVTEVYDKLKHCNPHMNVYLKEAIPNRFYYQHSSRIQPIILVAEEGWTITLNKSSFKLGDHGYDNSLLSMHPFLAAHGPAFRKGYRQSTINTVDIYPMMCHILGLKPHPNNGTLSHTKCLLVDQWCINLPEAIGIVVSALLVLTMLTGLMIFMRSRASTSRPFSRLQLQEDDDDPLID from the exons ATGTCAACTGTGGCGTTAG gGGCCCTAGCTGCTGTGTACAACCTGTTCAATATGAAGATATTagtaattcttttgttttggggactTGTCACTGGCTATAGAGGGAACTCTTCCGATAGCTCAGCACCTCGGTTACTTCTGGTCTCCTTTGACGGCTTTAGAGCTGACTACCTGAAGAGCTATGACCTTCCTCACCTCCAGAACTTTATCAAAGAAGGTGTCTTGGTGGAAcatgttaaaaatgtttttatcacCAAAACTTTTCCAAACCACTACAGCATTGTGACAGGCTTGTATGAGGAAAGCCATGGCATCGTGGCCAACTCCATGTATGATGGCGTCACAAAGAAACATTTTTCCGAGTCCAATGATAAGGATCCGTTTTGGTGGAATGGAGCGGAGCCTATTTGGGTGACCAATCAGCTTCAGGAAAACAGGTCAAGCGCTGCCGCTATGTGGCCTGGCACTGATGTACCCATTCACAATATCACACCTTCCTATTTTATGAACTATAGCAGCTCCGTGTCCTTTAAGGAAAGACTAGGTAACGTTAccacatggctcagcagttccaACCCACCAGTCACCTTTGCAGCGCTCTATTGGGAAGAACCAGATGTAAGCGGCCACAAGTATGGGCctgaagataaagaaaacatgcgTCGGGTATTGAAAGAAGTAGATGACCTTATTGGTGATATTGTCCTAAAGCTCAAGGTGTTAGGACTATGGGACAGCCTCAATGTGATCATTACAAGCGATCATGGGATGGCTCAGTGTTCTAAGAACAGACTGATAGATTTGGATTCCTGCATCGACCATTCAAACTACAGTGTTATAGACTTGACCCCAGTGGCTGCGATTCTTCCCAAAATAA ATGTAACAGAGGTTTATGACAAACTGAAACACTGTAACCCTCACATGAATGTTTATCTCAAAGAAGCTATCCCTAACAGATTTTACTACCAACACAGCAGTCGAATTCAGCCCATTATTTTGGTTGCTGAGGAAGGCTGGACAATCACTCTCAACAAGTCATCATTTAAAT TAGGTGACCATGGCTATGATAATTCCCTGCTTAGTATGCACCCGTTTCTTGCTGCTCACGGACCTGCCTTTAGAAAAGGTTACAGGCAGAGCACCATCAACACTGTGGATATTTATCCAATGATGTGCCACATCCTGGGACTAAAACCACATCCCAATAATGGAACCCTCAGTCATACCAAGTGCTTGTTGGTGGACCAGTGGTGCATTAATCTCCCAGAAGCCATTGGAATTGTTGTTAGTGCACTCTTGGTATTAACCATGCTAACAGGCCTCATGATATTCATGCGGAGCAGAGCGTCCACATCCCGTCCATTCTCTCGTCTTCAGCTGCAGGAAGATGACGATGATCCTTTAATTGATTAA